Proteins encoded in a region of the Acipenser ruthenus chromosome 54, fAciRut3.2 maternal haplotype, whole genome shotgun sequence genome:
- the LOC117420344 gene encoding keratin-associated protein 10-1-like: MCKDITVCGYGDKFCKTSYKLTGTDVTVSKGCASTCTVTTAFPRDECCQGELCNAPLIKSCQTCDNEKVESNCAEKDCATPSSFCQRKIDFTKDGFPVTKGCAAQCTASDTASCCQVSNCRVNTLSCLQCDAQTDETQCKAGVCTVGTFCQNSYTFTNLASIKVTKTCESACTATNTVNCCQTSNCNVKALFCYTCDKQSDETLCTTVKACGSASGKCSSVYETGVDGKLTVTKGCEASRGACVPGRVGNKQTTCCDTDLCNVPVLKCYTCNKIKSETDCTTLTACDFSVGFCFAYYDTNPTGTTVRKGCDRTCASLDDLSRRRTCCTTDLCNEPKLSCYTCNGLADEKQCTKVTVCSAESKFCKTVRSTIAGKMTAVTKTCEATCTASSTVFQTVECCQASQCNEYQERGTGASPSTQASSLLLAVSISLLTMLLKSA; the protein is encoded by the exons ATGTGTAAAGATATTACAGTCTGTGGGTatggtgacaagttctgtaaaacctcttacaaactaactggaactg Atgtcaccgtcagcaagggatgtgcatcaacttgtactgtaacaacagctttcccgcgagatgagtgctgtcagggagaactgtgtaacg CACCTCTAATCAAGTCTTGTCAGACATGTGATAATGAGAAGGTTGAAAGTAACTGTGCGGAGAAAGATTGTGCAACCCCTAGCTCCTTCTGCCAAAGAAAAATCGACTTCACTAAAGATG GATTCCCTGTTACAAAGGGATGTGCAGCACAATGCACTGCAAGTGACACAGCGTCGTGCTGTCAGGTATCGAACTGCAGAG TAAACACCTTGAGTTGCCTGCAGTGTGATGCTCAGACTGATGAAACTCAGTGCAAGGCGGGCGTGTGCACTGTAGGCACTTTCTGTCAGAACAGCTACACCTTCACTAACCTTG CCAGCATCAAAGTCACAAAGACATGTGAGTCCGCTTGCACAGCAACCAACACAGTGAACTGCTGCCAAACATCCAACTGCAATG tgAAAGCCTTGTTCTGTTATACCTGTGACAAACAGAGTGATGAAACGCTGTGTACAACTGTAAAAGCCTGCGGATCAGCTTCGGGAAAATGTTCATCTGTTTATGAAACAGGTGTAGATG GTAAACTCACTGTGACAAAGGGCTGTGAGGCGTCTCGTGGTGCTTGTGTACCCGGAAGAGTGGGCAACAAGCAGACAACATGCTGCGATACGGACCTCTGTAATG TGCCAGTTTTGAAATGCTACACTTGCAACAAAATTAAGTCTGAAACTGACTGCACTACCTTAACTGCCTGCGACTTCAGTGTCGGGTTCTGTTTTGCCTATTACGATACAaatccaacag GAACGACCGTCAGAAAGGGCTGTGACAGAACCTGTGCCAGTCTTGATGATCTGTCAAGGAGGAGAACTTGCTGCACTACAGACCTGTGCAATG AGCCTAAACTGAGTTGCTACACCTGTAATGGACTGGCAGATGAAAAGCAATGTACCAAGGTCACAGTATGCAGTGCTGAAAGCAAGTTCTGCAAGACAGTTCGCAGCACCATTGCAG GAAAAATGACTGCTGTCACGAAGACCTGTGAGGCCACATGCACAGCATCGAGCACAGTCTTCCAAACTGTAGAGTGCTGCCAGGCCAGCCAGTGTAACGAATACCAAGAAAGGGGTACAGGTGCGTCCCCGTCCACCCAAGCCAGCTCCCTCCTGCTGGCCGTGTCGATCAGCCTGCTCACCATGCTGCTCAAATCAGCATGA